In Blautia sp. SC05B48, a single genomic region encodes these proteins:
- a CDS encoding zinc dependent phospholipase C family protein translates to MRKKSHILLGRYLADQMSEVYSLQQHRKAFCLGNIMPDLKPSFLTTRHEFFGTFDHLQNKMRALVEKNPEEENARVYWRRFGEVMHYMADYFTFPHNKTYEGNLAAHNSYEAELKNRLRECILSGAADSQLEEAKQFESFEELVEYIRERHAYYLESPRCIADDIRFILRVCYQVVQGIFQLCVRKQFHMGGQPAVTV, encoded by the coding sequence TTGCGTAAAAAATCACATATACTGTTAGGCAGATACCTGGCTGACCAGATGTCTGAGGTGTACAGTCTTCAGCAGCACAGAAAAGCGTTTTGCCTGGGCAATATCATGCCTGATCTGAAACCATCATTTCTCACCACCAGACATGAGTTTTTCGGAACATTTGATCATCTCCAGAATAAGATGAGGGCGCTTGTCGAGAAGAACCCGGAGGAAGAGAATGCCAGAGTATACTGGAGAAGATTCGGTGAGGTCATGCATTATATGGCTGATTATTTTACTTTTCCTCATAACAAAACATACGAAGGAAATCTTGCAGCACATAATTCTTATGAAGCTGAGCTGAAGAACCGCCTGAGAGAATGTATCCTCAGCGGCGCAGCAGACAGCCAGCTGGAAGAAGCAAAGCAGTTTGAAAGCTTTGAGGAACTTGTGGAATATATCCGTGAGCGTCATGCATATTATCTGGAAAGCCCGCGGTGCATTGCCGATGACATTCGTTTTATCCTTCGGGTGTGCTATCAGGTTGTACAGGGGATTTTTCAGCTCTGTGTCAGAAAACAGTTTCATATGGGCGGACAGCCGGCAGTGACTGTCTGA
- a CDS encoding C40 family peptidase, translating into MKNKYLNKFFCITMLSAMVLAVPTGVKAAEEADNIVAEEGVSGDGSEVSEPEVPADPVPTAAPQPEITAAPEPEPTTAPEPTETPAPAPTATPAPTATPAPTATPEPTATPAPTATPEPTATPAPTATPEPTATPAPTATPARDDSAKVQAVIRKIKALAGRTITAADKAEIESARAAYEALSKTEKAKVTNYKILTEAEAKLAAADKNDSNNKKDNKNTEITDGNNATATQIGDPVYVTNMVSNLHAGKDFYLDSLKNNYHLSFSDDFASVMEEIEREYKEKNKLTDTENTLLVRNWQDILAVYIYEKSKAGVTSFTLDASCKDDLARIFAEMNPIVRDKQDITKISYGNRKINYYIKKNNIAKEDRSVLKKYVETDCKLLCAVVTASKGFVRESVGDDVSEDRVDVITAAYSLVGKVGYFWGGKSTVIGEDPSWGSVEKVSADGSRSSGTLRAYGLDCSGFVTWAVINGYKNQGMQAAVGDGTSDQWEKAGVVSEADAQPGDLVFQRGPESGSNNHVGILCGKTDSGDWIAVHCSSSKNGVTVGEAYSASFRYIRKPSFYQNTTAEETVDKTTATENDVLTEESAEKLLTDVVRSDALKDALASSDTVSSDLLADFKNTALQEDEEEDEVETLTLDQETMDDAVDTFDDDVETLEMEN; encoded by the coding sequence ATGAAGAACAAGTACCTGAATAAGTTTTTTTGCATCACGATGTTATCAGCTATGGTACTGGCAGTTCCAACCGGAGTAAAAGCCGCCGAGGAAGCAGATAATATTGTTGCTGAGGAAGGTGTTTCGGGAGACGGGAGTGAGGTAAGTGAACCGGAAGTTCCGGCAGATCCGGTGCCGACAGCTGCGCCGCAACCGGAAATAACTGCTGCACCTGAACCGGAACCAACTACTGCACCGGAACCAACGGAAACACCGGCGCCTGCACCGACTGCAACACCGGCGCCAACCGCAACACCTGCACCGACTGCAACACCGGAGCCTACAGCGACACCTGCACCAACGGCGACACCGGAACCGACAGCGACACCTGCACCAACGGCAACGCCGGAACCAACCGCAACACCTGCACCGACTGCAACACCGGCCAGGGATGATTCTGCAAAGGTACAGGCGGTGATCCGGAAGATCAAAGCACTGGCAGGCAGAACGATCACAGCAGCAGATAAAGCTGAGATAGAGAGCGCACGTGCAGCTTATGAGGCGCTGTCTAAGACAGAAAAGGCCAAAGTTACGAATTATAAGATCCTGACGGAGGCAGAAGCCAAGCTTGCAGCTGCTGACAAGAACGATAGTAACAACAAAAAAGATAACAAAAATACAGAGATCACAGATGGAAATAACGCCACAGCAACACAGATCGGAGATCCTGTTTATGTGACAAATATGGTTTCCAATCTCCATGCAGGCAAGGATTTTTATCTGGATAGTCTTAAGAACAATTATCATCTGTCCTTCTCCGATGATTTTGCTTCTGTAATGGAAGAGATTGAAAGAGAATATAAAGAGAAGAACAAGCTTACCGATACGGAGAATACACTTCTGGTAAGAAACTGGCAGGATATCCTTGCTGTTTATATTTATGAAAAGAGCAAAGCAGGAGTAACGTCATTTACATTGGATGCATCCTGTAAGGATGATCTGGCAAGGATCTTTGCGGAGATGAACCCGATCGTCAGGGACAAACAGGATATTACCAAGATATCCTACGGAAATCGCAAGATCAACTACTACATCAAGAAGAACAATATTGCGAAGGAAGACAGAAGCGTCCTTAAGAAATATGTGGAAACAGACTGTAAGCTTCTCTGTGCGGTAGTTACCGCATCCAAAGGCTTTGTCCGTGAAAGTGTGGGAGACGATGTTTCTGAGGATCGTGTAGATGTTATCACTGCAGCGTATTCACTGGTTGGTAAGGTTGGGTATTTCTGGGGCGGTAAATCTACGGTGATCGGAGAAGACCCAAGCTGGGGTTCCGTTGAGAAGGTATCTGCAGACGGCAGCAGAAGCTCCGGTACGCTCCGTGCATATGGTCTGGACTGCAGCGGCTTTGTTACCTGGGCAGTGATCAATGGATATAAGAATCAGGGAATGCAGGCAGCAGTTGGAGACGGAACCTCTGACCAGTGGGAGAAGGCCGGTGTTGTCAGCGAAGCAGATGCACAGCCAGGAGATCTGGTATTCCAGAGAGGACCGGAATCAGGAAGCAACAACCACGTTGGTATCCTGTGCGGAAAGACGGATTCCGGCGACTGGATCGCAGTACATTGTTCCTCAAGCAAGAATGGTGTAACGGTTGGTGAGGCATACAGTGCAAGCTTCCGTTATATCAGAAAACCATCCTTCTATCAGAATACAACAGCGGAGGAAACAGTTGATAAGACTACAGCTACAGAGAATGATGTTCTGACAGAGGAGAGTGCAGAAAAGCTCCTTACGGATGTGGTTAGATCCGATGCACTGAAGGATGCATTGGCATCCAGTGATACTGTTTCCAGTGACCTTCTTGCAGATTTTAAGAATACGGCTCTGCAGGAGGACGAGGAAGAAGATGAAGTTGAGACGCTGACTCTGGATCAGGAGACCATGGACGATGCAGTGGATACATTTGATGATGATGTAGAAACACTGGAAATGGAAAACTAA
- a CDS encoding transglutaminase domain-containing protein, translated as MKKRNFCPMAAAVLAAAVILQPFSASAGALDQIRSIAKSVISGEPKEVEELRQMEVAQSEEGHQEYYFKQLTEEEQRVYRELLKGIRAREKEFYLTISDDDSIDRSYHAVLKDHPEIFWVHNREKIYKTTYSDSDYCVFTPGYTYTDSEIDEIQTAMEQSFQEVRALIPEDAGDYEKVRIVYTYVIDHTQYQTGEDDQSIAGVFWKKSAVCAGYAGAVQYLLERLDIPCIYVDGSTKGSTEGHAWDIVKIGQEYYYVDATNGDQPDFLNGDAAQLEEHKTIIYDYLCPFPEEYEKTYTPSEELTVPACTAKDLDFYVLNQGYFEDYSWQDIYDYCKMRMDNGAAVVRFKFGSQEAFSEACQELLDDGVVQNVAQYYMKLHGLGQVEYHYGVMDNFYTIYFIF; from the coding sequence ATGAAAAAAAGAAATTTCTGCCCCATGGCAGCCGCAGTACTTGCAGCCGCAGTGATCCTTCAGCCCTTTAGCGCTTCGGCAGGGGCACTGGATCAGATCCGATCCATAGCAAAGAGCGTTATTTCAGGGGAGCCAAAGGAAGTAGAGGAACTGCGTCAGATGGAGGTTGCCCAGAGCGAAGAAGGACATCAGGAATATTATTTCAAACAGCTTACGGAAGAAGAGCAGAGAGTATATCGGGAGCTGCTGAAAGGAATCCGTGCCCGGGAAAAGGAGTTTTATCTGACAATTTCCGATGATGACAGTATTGACAGAAGCTATCATGCAGTATTGAAAGACCACCCGGAGATATTCTGGGTCCACAATCGTGAAAAAATCTACAAAACTACGTATTCAGACAGTGATTACTGCGTTTTTACTCCGGGCTATACTTATACAGACAGCGAGATCGATGAGATACAGACGGCCATGGAGCAGAGCTTTCAGGAGGTCAGAGCCCTGATCCCGGAGGATGCCGGTGACTACGAGAAGGTACGCATTGTTTATACGTATGTTATTGACCATACCCAGTATCAGACCGGGGAGGATGATCAGAGCATAGCAGGTGTTTTCTGGAAAAAATCCGCAGTCTGTGCCGGATATGCAGGAGCTGTCCAGTATCTTCTGGAAAGGCTGGATATTCCCTGTATTTATGTGGACGGAAGCACAAAAGGAAGTACAGAGGGTCATGCATGGGATATTGTAAAAATAGGCCAGGAGTATTATTATGTAGATGCTACCAATGGGGATCAGCCGGATTTTTTAAATGGAGATGCCGCACAGCTGGAAGAACATAAGACGATCATTTACGATTATCTCTGCCCTTTCCCGGAAGAATATGAAAAAACCTATACACCATCGGAAGAACTGACAGTTCCGGCATGTACTGCGAAGGATCTGGATTTTTATGTGCTGAACCAGGGGTACTTTGAAGATTACAGCTGGCAGGACATATATGATTATTGTAAGATGAGAATGGATAATGGTGCGGCTGTAGTGCGTTTCAAGTTTGGCAGTCAGGAAGCTTTTTCCGAAGCCTGTCAGGAATTGCTGGATGATGGCGTGGTACAGAATGTGGCACAGTATTATATGAAGCTTCACGGACTTGGTCAGGTGGAGTATCATTATGGAGTGATGGATAATTTTTATACCATATATTTTATTTTCTGA
- a CDS encoding DUF4203 domain-containing protein — MNMDMLSRGFDILQRAGGMEQISQLMVIVYGVLCVFGLLNCILGYRILRFWMMIFGFIIGAGAGFGVTYMSGVQDKMVIAGAMAGLGIVLAVVSFLIYRAGIFVLGFGIGITLSIYLIHPTSSFSFFLCILIGVGLGILAMRYAKGVIIVGTSILGGVLAGLSIAKIAGLAQFPYGVGMAAGIAILGMLIQFAINKDRYDEEDDEEEDDDDGTLPEETRKPAGRDRRGNSREYTSDRNRDDHRYTYENRANDDRESRGERRSRRPSDREGRNSDRRERNYADSRKRSGSERNSKGSSTERRSTSGTSGRNRTSDRNYASDDRRGRRYSQSSSTRERRNAGTGSRSRYADPEDHEDYDRFDESENRDSYEDFEKLQQKRRRMDIENMADFYEQEEYGNYRNDPDLMNDEDLDELDEWKDN; from the coding sequence ATGAATATGGATATGTTGTCAAGAGGATTTGACATACTGCAGAGAGCAGGAGGTATGGAACAGATCAGCCAGCTGATGGTGATCGTATATGGAGTGCTCTGCGTTTTCGGGCTTTTGAACTGTATCCTGGGATATCGTATCCTCCGGTTCTGGATGATGATCTTTGGATTTATCATCGGAGCAGGCGCCGGCTTTGGTGTAACCTATATGTCCGGTGTTCAGGATAAAATGGTGATCGCAGGTGCCATGGCGGGACTGGGGATCGTACTGGCTGTTGTTTCGTTTCTGATCTACAGGGCAGGAATCTTTGTACTGGGATTTGGTATCGGAATAACATTGAGTATCTATCTGATTCATCCGACCAGTTCTTTTTCCTTTTTCCTGTGCATCCTTATCGGCGTGGGACTGGGAATACTTGCTATGCGTTATGCGAAAGGAGTGATCATTGTCGGAACCAGTATACTGGGTGGTGTTCTGGCAGGATTATCCATTGCAAAGATCGCAGGGCTGGCGCAGTTTCCATATGGCGTCGGTATGGCAGCGGGAATTGCGATCCTTGGTATGCTGATCCAGTTCGCCATCAACAAAGACCGATACGATGAGGAAGATGACGAAGAAGAGGATGACGACGATGGAACTCTGCCGGAGGAGACCAGGAAGCCGGCAGGAAGGGACCGTAGAGGAAACAGCCGTGAATACACCTCTGACCGTAACAGGGACGATCACAGATATACATACGAAAACCGGGCAAACGATGACCGGGAAAGCCGGGGTGAAAGACGTTCCCGCAGACCATCTGACAGAGAAGGACGCAACTCTGACAGACGAGAAAGAAATTATGCAGACAGCCGAAAAAGATCCGGAAGCGAAAGAAACAGCAAAGGCAGTTCCACTGAAAGAAGAAGCACTTCCGGAACATCCGGCAGAAACAGAACCTCCGACAGAAATTATGCTTCGGATGACAGAAGAGGCCGCAGATACAGCCAGAGCAGCAGCACCAGGGAACGAAGGAATGCAGGAACGGGAAGCAGATCCCGCTATGCAGATCCGGAGGATCATGAAGACTATGATCGTTTTGATGAGTCGGAAAACAGGGACAGCTATGAAGATTTTGAAAAACTGCAGCAGAAAAGACGCCGGATGGATATTGAAAATATGGCGGATTTTTATGAGCAGGAAGAATATGGAAATTACAGGAATGACCCGGATCTGATGAATGATGAGGATCTGGATGAGCTTGATGAGTGGAAAGACAACTGA
- the ybaK gene encoding Cys-tRNA(Pro) deacylase has translation MGKEAKTNAMRMLDRKKVKYEAIAYDCGEFIDGIHCADITGAPHDQSFKTLVMEGKSGGYYVFVVPIEKEVDRKAAAKSVGEKTVDMIHVKDLTKITGYIRGGCSPLGMKKNYPVVFDQSAENFDEIYVSGGRVGLTLKVPLKDLLDVTQGKLAPITME, from the coding sequence ATGGGAAAAGAAGCCAAAACAAACGCGATGAGAATGCTGGATCGAAAAAAAGTAAAATATGAAGCAATCGCATATGACTGTGGAGAGTTCATAGATGGGATCCACTGTGCAGACATCACAGGAGCCCCTCATGATCAGTCCTTTAAGACCCTGGTCATGGAAGGGAAAAGCGGCGGCTACTATGTGTTTGTAGTTCCGATCGAGAAAGAGGTGGACCGTAAGGCAGCCGCAAAGTCTGTAGGCGAAAAAACAGTAGATATGATCCATGTAAAGGATCTTACAAAGATCACGGGCTATATCCGCGGAGGCTGCAGCCCTCTTGGAATGAAGAAAAATTATCCGGTGGTGTTTGACCAGTCTGCCGAAAACTTTGATGAGATCTATGTAAGTGGTGGAAGAGTAGGCCTTACCCTGAAGGTACCGCTTAAAGATCTTCTGGATGTAACACAGGGCAAGCTTGCTCCGATCACCATGGAGTAA
- a CDS encoding ABC-F family ATP-binding cassette domain-containing protein — protein MISANNITLRVGKKALFEDVNIKFTEGNCYGLIGANGAGKSTFLKILSGQLEPTKGDIVITPGQRLSFLQQDHFKYDAYPVLDTVIMGNERLYQIMKEKEAIYAKEDFTDEDGIRASELEGEFAEMNGWEAESDAATLLNGLGVDTEFHYTQMADLTGSMKVKVLLAQALFGNPDILLLDEPTNHLDLPAIEWLEEFLINFDNTVIVVSHDRYFLNKVCTHTADIDYGKIQLYAGNYDFWFESSQLLIKQMKEANKKKEEKIKELQEFISRFSANASKSKQATSRKRALEKIQLDDMRPSSRKYPYIDFRPNREIGNEVLMVENLSKTIDGVKVLDNISFTLGREDKVAFVGANEQAITTFFKILTGEMEPDEGNYKWGVTTSQAYFPKDNTQEFDNDLTITDWLTQYSEIKDATYVRGFLGRMLFPGEDGVKRVRVLSGGEKVRCLLSKMMISGANILILDEPTNHLDMESITALNNGLIKFPGVILFTSHDHQFVQTTANRIMEILPNGKLVDKITTYDEYLASDEMAKKRHVFQVNEEDAQDN, from the coding sequence ATGATTTCAGCAAATAACATCACACTGCGCGTTGGAAAAAAAGCGCTGTTTGAAGACGTTAACATCAAATTTACAGAGGGTAACTGTTATGGATTGATCGGCGCCAACGGCGCAGGAAAATCTACATTCCTCAAAATCCTTTCCGGTCAGCTTGAGCCTACCAAGGGCGACATTGTGATCACCCCCGGTCAGAGACTTTCTTTCCTGCAGCAGGATCACTTCAAATATGATGCTTATCCGGTTCTGGATACTGTCATCATGGGTAATGAAAGACTCTATCAGATCATGAAAGAGAAAGAAGCCATTTACGCAAAGGAAGATTTCACAGACGAAGATGGCATCCGTGCCAGCGAGCTTGAGGGTGAGTTTGCAGAAATGAACGGATGGGAAGCAGAGTCCGATGCTGCTACTCTTCTCAACGGTCTCGGCGTCGACACCGAGTTCCACTATACACAGATGGCAGACCTTACCGGTAGTATGAAGGTCAAGGTTCTTCTTGCACAGGCTCTTTTCGGAAATCCTGATATCCTTCTTCTTGATGAGCCGACCAACCACTTGGATCTTCCTGCTATCGAATGGCTGGAGGAGTTCCTGATCAATTTTGACAATACGGTTATCGTAGTATCCCATGACCGTTATTTCCTGAACAAGGTCTGCACACATACTGCTGATATCGATTATGGCAAGATCCAGCTTTATGCCGGAAACTACGACTTCTGGTTTGAATCCAGCCAGCTTCTGATCAAGCAGATGAAAGAGGCCAACAAAAAGAAAGAGGAGAAGATCAAAGAGCTCCAGGAGTTCATCTCCCGTTTCAGCGCCAATGCTTCCAAATCCAAGCAGGCGACTTCCAGAAAACGTGCCCTGGAAAAGATCCAGCTGGATGACATGCGTCCTTCCAGCCGTAAATATCCATACATCGACTTCCGCCCGAACCGCGAGATCGGAAACGAGGTCCTCATGGTGGAAAATCTGTCCAAGACCATTGATGGAGTAAAGGTTCTGGACAACATTTCCTTCACTCTTGGTCGTGAAGATAAGGTTGCCTTTGTGGGCGCCAACGAGCAGGCCATCACAACCTTCTTCAAGATCCTTACAGGTGAAATGGAGCCGGATGAAGGAAATTACAAATGGGGCGTTACCACTTCCCAGGCATATTTCCCGAAGGATAACACACAGGAATTCGATAACGACCTTACTATCACCGACTGGCTGACACAGTACTCCGAGATCAAGGACGCAACCTACGTCCGTGGATTCCTTGGCCGTATGCTTTTCCCTGGTGAGGATGGTGTAAAACGTGTCCGTGTTCTTTCCGGTGGTGAAAAAGTTCGCTGTCTTCTTTCCAAGATGATGATCTCCGGTGCCAATATCCTGATCCTAGATGAGCCAACCAACCATCTGGATATGGAGTCTATCACAGCACTGAACAACGGACTGATCAAATTCCCGGGAGTGATCCTTTTCACCTCACACGATCACCAGTTTGTACAGACAACTGCAAACCGCATCATGGAGATCCTTCCTAACGGCAAGCTGGTAGACAAGATCACCACTTACGACGAGTATCTTGCCAGCGACGAAATGGCCAAGAAGCGTCACGTATTCCAGGTTAACGAAGAGGACGCACAGGATAACTAA
- a CDS encoding RrF2 family transcriptional regulator, which yields MFITRESDYAMRVIRALMWEPRLSVSEICERESITAPFAYKILKKLQNAGLVEGYRGVHGGYALKRDPEELSLYEIYSAIDPDMSIIECLNGTYQCPRNGQDGVPCHAHDELQEIQDQLWTMLRRKSMKDLFGKEEK from the coding sequence ATGTTTATCACCAGAGAAAGCGATTATGCGATGCGGGTTATCCGCGCATTGATGTGGGAGCCGCGTTTGAGCGTCAGCGAGATCTGTGAGAGGGAATCGATCACAGCACCCTTTGCATACAAGATACTGAAGAAGCTTCAGAATGCAGGGCTCGTGGAAGGATACCGCGGAGTTCATGGCGGTTACGCGCTGAAGAGAGATCCGGAAGAACTGTCATTATATGAGATATACAGTGCGATCGATCCGGATATGTCCATCATTGAGTGCCTGAACGGCACATATCAGTGTCCAAGGAACGGACAGGACGGAGTTCCCTGCCATGCACATGATGAGCTTCAGGAGATCCAGGATCAGCTGTGGACAATGCTCCGTCGGAAATCCATGAAGGATCTTTTCGGAAAAGAGGAGAAGTGA